From a region of the Halomonas sp. HL-93 genome:
- the ureE gene encoding urease accessory protein UreE, whose translation MLKLIERLGPIDESAASDTLTLPFELRIRGRLKAQSDSGRELGLFLDRGPVLRSGEGLKAESGEIVRVCAAVEPVVTARVSAGLPLARLAYHLGNRHVQLALGEDDQGGWVRFPPDHVLEELAALLGAELEHHDATFDPEPGAYNQIGGGGHSHGHGHSHDHAHDHAHDHEHHHAH comes from the coding sequence ATGCTTAAACTCATAGAACGTTTAGGGCCTATAGACGAGAGCGCGGCGAGCGACACGCTGACGCTGCCCTTTGAGCTTCGCATTCGTGGGCGCTTAAAAGCCCAAAGCGATAGCGGCCGCGAGCTGGGCCTGTTTCTGGATCGCGGCCCGGTGCTACGCAGCGGTGAAGGCCTAAAAGCCGAGAGCGGCGAAATCGTGCGCGTATGCGCCGCCGTAGAACCGGTGGTCACCGCGCGAGTAAGTGCTGGCTTACCGCTGGCGCGGCTCGCCTACCACCTCGGTAATCGCCACGTGCAGCTGGCGCTGGGGGAAGACGACCAGGGCGGCTGGGTGCGCTTTCCGCCGGACCACGTGCTGGAAGAGCTTGCCGCGTTGCTGGGTGCCGAGCTCGAGCATCACGACGCCACCTTCGACCCGGAACCTGGCGCCTATAACCAGATAGGTGGCGGTGGTCACTCCCACGGGCATGGCCATTCTCACGACCACGCGCATGACCATGCACACGACCATGAGCACCACCATGCCCACTGA
- a CDS encoding urease accessory protein UreF translates to MPTESAAPQNQGDELALLGLMQLVSPALPIGAFAFSQGLESAFELDWVRDEASLTEWLSGVLEDGLTRCELPVLARLHTALAQGDAATVAEWDQWLAATRETAELAAEDSRLGASLKRLLGSLDLLPSEDLLTPLLPTQAGYVTLFAYTAHTRGVSERQTLLGFAWAWLENQLAVACKALPLGHTAAQRVIEELRPALVTAVDQALSLDDEELGPVLPGLALASALHETQYSRLFRS, encoded by the coding sequence ATGCCCACTGAGTCCGCCGCCCCGCAGAACCAGGGCGATGAGCTGGCGCTGCTCGGCCTGATGCAACTGGTCAGCCCGGCGCTGCCGATCGGCGCCTTTGCGTTCTCGCAGGGCTTGGAAAGCGCCTTCGAGCTTGATTGGGTGCGCGATGAAGCAAGCCTTACCGAGTGGCTAAGCGGCGTATTGGAAGACGGCTTAACCCGCTGCGAGCTGCCAGTACTTGCGAGGCTGCATACAGCGCTGGCGCAGGGCGATGCCGCAACGGTCGCCGAGTGGGATCAATGGCTGGCCGCTACCCGGGAAACCGCCGAGCTGGCCGCCGAAGATAGCCGCCTGGGCGCCTCACTCAAGCGCCTGCTGGGCAGTCTTGATCTGTTGCCAAGTGAAGACTTACTAACGCCCTTGCTACCGACGCAGGCAGGCTATGTCACGCTGTTTGCCTACACCGCCCACACTCGTGGCGTGTCTGAACGGCAAACGCTGCTGGGCTTTGCCTGGGCGTGGCTGGAAAACCAACTGGCCGTCGCCTGCAAGGCGCTGCCGCTCGGCCACACCGCGGCCCAGCGTGTGATTGAAGAGCTACGTCCGGCGCTTGTTACCGCCGTAGACCAGGCACTTTCGCTTGACGACGAAGAACTCGGCCCGGTACTGCCCGGCCTGGCGTTGGCCAGCGCGCTTCACGAAACTCAATATTCCCGCTTGTTTAGAAGTTAA
- the ureG gene encoding urease accessory protein UreG: MTHCLRIGVGGPVGSGKTALLKQLCLALRDHYDIAVVTNDIYTREDADFLLKHDALPADRILGVETGGCPHTAIREDASMNLAAIDELQERHPKLELVLVESGGDNLSATFSPELSDLTLYVIDVSAGDKIPRKGGPGITKSDLLIINKIDIAEQVHASLDVMERDSKKMRGERPFVFTNLYDGVGLEEIIRFILDKGMLDERRTAIAG, from the coding sequence ATGACACACTGTTTACGCATTGGCGTGGGTGGCCCGGTGGGGTCGGGCAAGACCGCGCTGCTCAAGCAGCTCTGCCTGGCGCTGCGTGACCACTACGATATCGCCGTGGTGACCAACGACATCTACACCCGTGAAGACGCCGACTTTTTGCTTAAGCACGATGCGCTGCCAGCCGACCGCATCCTGGGGGTGGAAACCGGTGGCTGCCCGCACACGGCGATTCGCGAAGATGCTTCCATGAATCTGGCCGCGATTGACGAGCTGCAGGAGCGTCACCCCAAGCTGGAACTGGTGCTGGTAGAGTCCGGCGGGGATAACTTATCGGCGACCTTCAGCCCCGAGCTTTCGGATTTAACGCTCTACGTGATCGATGTGTCCGCAGGCGATAAAATTCCGCGCAAGGGTGGGCCGGGGATTACCAAATCCGACCTGCTGATTATCAACAAGATTGATATCGCCGAGCAGGTGCACGCATCGCTGGACGTGATGGAGCGCGATTCGAAGAAGATGCGTGGGGAGCGGCCCTTTGTATTCACCAATCTGTATGATGGCGTTGGGCTTGAGGAAATCATCCGCTTTATCCTCGATAAAGGGATGCTGGATGAGCGCCGCACGGCGATTGCGGGCTAG
- a CDS encoding methyl-accepting chemotaxis protein: MTTSEPSRRGGFGLQTKVLMLVLLPLFLVTVALVGFKAYSTTQDAHDVLAEQREQLIEERRRAVRDVVQMAKTAIEPIYEDAGANDEEAKQQAAEIVRSMRFEDNNYIFIYDYEGNNIVTAPAPDREGTNMIDAKGPDGTYIIRDIVELASEGGGFYEYVWEYPGTDEPQPKHSFVDQLDKWGWAIGAGVYVTDVEPTMAEIEAATAADLRQGIIFAALLGLALFVVVALVAYVFVRRTVGPIKRTAAAMNDIAQGRGDLTRRLSVESNDEIGNLAVQFNAFVERMQHTLRDVRHSTTSVYDSAGEISRSSEELSTRTEQAAANLQETSASMEEITSTVNHSADNAQQANKLVQSTAEVAHQGEASMAQVERTMQDINESASRISDIITMIDSIAFQTNILALNASVEAARAGEHGRGFAVVAEEVRTLASRSSDASKEIRALIDASVQHTHSGAELVRNAGATMREIVESVAKVTDVIGEISAGAKEQSSGIGQINTAVAEMDTMTQQNAAMVQQSTTAAADMRRHAEHLRELINSFVLGDGEPAQRRQALPPSASAPANKELKRPALSSKPKATSGGDDWEEF; encoded by the coding sequence ATGACTACCTCTGAACCGTCCCGTCGTGGAGGCTTTGGCCTGCAAACCAAAGTCCTTATGCTTGTCTTGCTCCCATTGTTCCTGGTCACGGTTGCGCTAGTCGGGTTTAAAGCCTACAGCACAACCCAGGACGCCCACGACGTGCTGGCGGAACAGCGCGAACAGTTAATTGAAGAACGCCGCAGGGCGGTGCGCGACGTGGTGCAAATGGCGAAAACGGCCATTGAGCCGATTTACGAAGATGCCGGTGCCAACGATGAGGAAGCCAAACAACAGGCTGCCGAGATTGTGCGCTCCATGCGCTTCGAGGATAACAACTACATCTTTATCTACGATTATGAGGGTAACAATATCGTGACGGCGCCTGCGCCGGATCGCGAAGGCACCAACATGATCGACGCCAAGGGGCCGGATGGCACCTATATCATCCGCGATATCGTGGAGCTTGCCAGCGAGGGCGGCGGTTTTTACGAATACGTCTGGGAATACCCGGGCACCGATGAACCGCAGCCGAAGCACTCCTTTGTTGATCAACTTGATAAATGGGGCTGGGCAATCGGTGCCGGCGTTTACGTCACCGATGTCGAGCCCACAATGGCCGAGATTGAGGCGGCCACGGCTGCCGATTTGCGCCAGGGCATTATCTTCGCAGCCTTGCTTGGGTTGGCGTTGTTTGTCGTGGTCGCCTTAGTGGCCTATGTCTTCGTGCGTCGTACCGTTGGGCCGATCAAGCGTACGGCCGCTGCCATGAACGATATCGCCCAGGGCCGCGGTGATTTGACCCGGCGTCTCTCGGTGGAGAGCAACGACGAAATCGGCAACCTGGCGGTGCAGTTCAACGCCTTTGTCGAACGCATGCAGCATACCCTGCGGGATGTCCGCCACAGCACCACCAGCGTTTACGACTCCGCCGGCGAAATCTCCCGCAGCAGCGAAGAGCTGTCCACGCGAACCGAGCAAGCCGCCGCCAACCTTCAGGAAACCTCCGCCTCCATGGAGGAGATCACCTCAACCGTTAACCATAGCGCCGATAATGCCCAGCAGGCCAACAAGCTGGTGCAGTCGACCGCCGAGGTGGCCCATCAGGGCGAAGCGTCCATGGCGCAGGTCGAGCGCACCATGCAGGATATCAATGAGTCGGCTAGCCGCATCAGCGATATCATCACCATGATCGACTCCATTGCCTTCCAGACCAATATTCTGGCGCTCAACGCCTCGGTGGAAGCCGCCCGAGCGGGCGAGCACGGCCGTGGCTTTGCCGTGGTGGCAGAGGAAGTTCGCACCCTGGCGAGCCGCTCAAGCGATGCCTCCAAGGAAATCCGCGCGCTGATCGACGCTTCGGTGCAGCACACCCATTCCGGTGCGGAGTTGGTGCGCAATGCCGGTGCCACCATGCGCGAAATCGTCGAGAGCGTGGCCAAGGTGACCGACGTCATCGGCGAGATCAGCGCCGGGGCAAAAGAGCAGAGCAGCGGTATCGGCCAGATCAATACCGCCGTGGCCGAGATGGACACCATGACCCAGCAAAACGCGGCGATGGTGCAGCAATCGACCACCGCCGCCGCCGATATGCGTCGTCATGCCGAGCACCTGAGAGAGCTGATCAACTCCTTTGTGTTAGGGGACGGGGAGCCCGCACAGCGGCGCCAAGCGCTGCCTCCTAGCGCCTCAGCGCCGGCTAACAAGGAGTTAAAGCGACCCGCGCTATCCTCCAAGCCGAAGGCAACCTCAGGCGGCGATGATTGGGAAGAGTTTTAG
- a CDS encoding D-2-hydroxyacid dehydrogenase family protein, with protein MHIVIPDDYQDCVRTLDAFAKLAGHQVTVYNDTVTDEDQLVARFQDAEALVLIRERTPITASLLARLPKLKVISQTGGGAAHVDMAACRQHGVTVLAGTGSPYAAAELTWGLVLAAMRHIPDEVNNLKAGRWQRTLGTGLKGRTLGIFGYGKIGQLVARYGQAFEMNVLVWGRETTRERAAAAGLAVAGSQADFFARSDVLSLHLRLNPQTRGIVTAENLASMKPTALLVNTSRAPLVADGALEAALNAGRPGMAAVDVFDDEPVRAHPLLELANFVATPHLGYVEKDSYELYFGDAFDNLLAFDAGQPVRNLAAGE; from the coding sequence ATGCATATTGTCATCCCCGATGATTATCAGGATTGCGTCCGCACGCTGGATGCCTTTGCCAAGCTGGCAGGCCATCAGGTCACCGTCTATAACGACACGGTGACCGATGAAGACCAGTTGGTGGCACGCTTTCAAGACGCCGAGGCCCTGGTGCTGATTCGTGAACGCACGCCGATAACCGCGTCGTTGCTGGCACGGCTGCCCAAGCTCAAGGTGATCAGCCAGACCGGTGGCGGGGCGGCCCATGTGGATATGGCCGCCTGCCGCCAGCACGGCGTGACCGTGTTGGCGGGCACCGGCTCGCCGTATGCCGCCGCCGAGCTTACCTGGGGGCTGGTGCTGGCCGCCATGCGGCATATTCCCGACGAAGTGAACAACCTTAAGGCAGGGCGCTGGCAGCGCACGCTGGGTACCGGCTTGAAAGGCCGCACGCTGGGTATTTTTGGCTACGGCAAAATTGGCCAGCTGGTGGCGCGTTACGGCCAGGCGTTTGAAATGAACGTGCTGGTGTGGGGACGAGAGACGACCCGCGAGCGAGCCGCGGCGGCTGGGCTTGCGGTGGCAGGCTCCCAGGCGGACTTCTTCGCGCGCAGCGATGTGCTCAGCCTTCACCTGCGGCTAAACCCGCAAACCCGCGGCATCGTCACCGCCGAAAACCTCGCCAGCATGAAGCCCACGGCGCTGCTGGTGAATACCAGTCGTGCCCCGCTGGTGGCAGACGGCGCGCTTGAAGCCGCGCTCAACGCCGGGCGGCCCGGTATGGCCGCCGTAGATGTGTTCGATGACGAGCCGGTGCGGGCGCACCCGCTGCTGGAACTGGCTAACTTCGTGGCGACCCCGCACCTGGGCTACGTCGAAAAAGACAGCTACGAGCTCTACTTCGGTGATGCCTTCGACAATCTCCTGGCCTTCGATGCCGGTCAGCCGGTGCGCAACCTGGCCGCAGGGGAATAA
- a CDS encoding TRAP transporter large permease: MTLLLFGLFFGLMLLSVPIAFAIGASTLFALYQAGVPLMVVPQQMFQGINSFALVAIPMFILAGDLMAQGKVSEKLVSFADSLVGFMRGGLSLVSIMAGMFFAAISGSGAATTAAVGSSLVPELKRKGYDPASAAGLIAASGTIGVVIPPSVPMIIYAVIAQQSVSKLFLNGFLPGLAMGLGLMAIAIIQAYRRQYPKGTPLSWPVILRTFKDASWGLMTPVIILGGIFSGIFTPSEAAVVAVNYAIMVSLFVYRDLTFPDVYRLLIRSAMTTSVIMLVIAMSAVLSWTLSSWQVPGAIAQSVLSLSTDPYVIMLLIVAVILLTGVFIETASALIILTPVLLPLALQLGIDPIHFGLIIVVGLSIGMITPPVAINLYVASSVTQLPLERITQAIVPYLLGLIGVLLLVVYVPMWLGLSG; this comes from the coding sequence ATGACGCTGCTCCTGTTTGGGCTGTTTTTTGGTCTGATGCTGCTCAGCGTGCCCATTGCTTTCGCGATTGGCGCCAGCACGCTGTTTGCGCTTTATCAGGCAGGGGTGCCATTGATGGTGGTGCCCCAGCAGATGTTTCAGGGCATCAACTCCTTCGCGCTGGTCGCCATTCCAATGTTTATTCTGGCCGGCGATTTAATGGCCCAGGGCAAGGTCAGCGAAAAGCTGGTCAGCTTTGCCGATTCATTGGTGGGCTTCATGCGCGGCGGGCTGTCGCTCGTCTCGATCATGGCGGGGATGTTCTTTGCCGCGATTTCCGGCTCGGGCGCCGCCACGACCGCCGCCGTGGGCTCAAGCCTGGTGCCCGAACTCAAGCGTAAGGGCTACGATCCGGCATCGGCGGCCGGCCTCATCGCCGCCAGCGGCACCATCGGGGTGGTGATTCCGCCCTCGGTGCCGATGATCATCTACGCGGTCATCGCCCAGCAGTCGGTATCCAAGCTGTTCTTGAACGGCTTTCTGCCGGGCCTGGCGATGGGCCTGGGGCTGATGGCGATTGCCATTATTCAGGCCTATCGGCGCCAATATCCCAAAGGCACGCCGCTGTCGTGGCCGGTGATTCTGCGCACCTTTAAAGACGCCAGCTGGGGGCTGATGACCCCGGTGATTATCCTGGGCGGCATCTTCTCGGGCATCTTTACGCCGTCTGAAGCCGCCGTGGTGGCGGTGAACTACGCCATCATGGTGTCGCTGTTTGTGTACCGTGACCTCACCTTCCCTGATGTGTATCGGCTGCTGATCCGCTCGGCGATGACCACCTCGGTGATCATGCTGGTGATTGCCATGTCGGCGGTGCTCAGTTGGACGCTCTCCAGTTGGCAGGTGCCGGGGGCAATTGCCCAATCGGTGCTGTCACTGTCCACCGACCCGTACGTGATCATGCTGCTGATCGTCGCGGTGATTCTGCTCACCGGGGTGTTTATCGAAACCGCCAGCGCCTTGATCATTCTGACGCCGGTGCTGCTGCCGCTTGCACTGCAGTTGGGCATCGACCCGATCCACTTCGGCCTGATCATCGTGGTGGGGCTATCCATCGGCATGATCACCCCGCCGGTGGCCATCAACCTGTACGTGGCCTCTTCGGTGACGCAGTTGCCGCTGGAACGCATCACCCAGGCCATCGTGCCCTATTTGCTTGGGTTGATCGGCGTGCTGCTATTGGTCGTTTACGTACCGATGTGGCTTGGCTTGTCGGGCTGA
- a CDS encoding TRAP transporter small permease, giving the protein MTQRAHSLIVGLRRVERGLDGVIQPVVFVGMAALIGVITLQILSRVLFSAVEWTEELARFLLVWLTFLAGTSAFQRGRHIAVTFAVDALPVRLRQLARLLATLVVVAFLIALAVISVEYMQVQSFQKSAAMRVPMSYVYAVVPFCAGVMAWYALVDAVELILTGDTHEPRETPL; this is encoded by the coding sequence GTGACCCAACGCGCCCACTCGCTGATCGTTGGGCTGCGCCGTGTTGAGCGCGGGCTGGATGGCGTCATCCAGCCCGTGGTGTTTGTGGGCATGGCGGCCCTGATTGGCGTTATCACGTTACAAATCCTTTCCCGCGTGCTGTTTAGCGCGGTGGAATGGACCGAAGAACTCGCACGCTTCTTGCTGGTGTGGCTGACGTTTCTTGCCGGGACGTCGGCCTTTCAGCGCGGCCGGCATATCGCGGTGACCTTTGCCGTTGATGCCCTGCCCGTTCGGCTGCGTCAGTTGGCGCGGTTGCTGGCTACGCTGGTGGTGGTGGCCTTCTTGATCGCCCTGGCGGTGATCAGCGTGGAATACATGCAGGTGCAGAGCTTCCAGAAGTCGGCGGCCATGCGCGTGCCGATGTCGTACGTCTACGCCGTGGTGCCCTTCTGCGCCGGCGTGATGGCCTGGTATGCGCTGGTCGATGCCGTAGAGCTGATACTCACCGGCGATACCCATGAGCCCAGGGAGACGCCGCTATGA
- a CDS encoding TRAP transporter substrate-binding protein, producing MKTFARSTLALGISLALVSGANASVDDMEPVTLRLAHVVNEQDGFHIAATKFEELVEERTDGKVDIEIHPNASLGDERTLLEGMQIGTVDMGVITNGPVANFVEEMAVFELPFLFPSPEAAYEVLDGPIGQELLDKLSEVNLKGLAYAERGFRNLTNSERAVNTPDDLDGLRIRVMENPVYTDTFRELGANAIPMAWTEALTAMQQGTIDGQENPVNVIHSFNLDETQNYMTLSRHTYAPAIFVMGASVWNQLPEDAQTILEEAAQEAAEHERQVNAEMEAEQLAELREAGMEINDSPDIEAFQDAVQPVYDEYAEQFGDYLPRIREALE from the coding sequence ATGAAAACATTTGCACGCAGCACGCTGGCACTGGGCATCTCACTGGCGCTGGTAAGTGGCGCTAACGCCTCCGTTGACGATATGGAACCCGTTACTCTGCGCCTGGCGCATGTGGTCAACGAACAGGACGGCTTCCATATTGCGGCCACCAAATTTGAAGAGCTTGTCGAAGAACGCACCGACGGCAAGGTGGATATTGAAATTCATCCCAACGCCTCGCTGGGTGACGAACGCACGCTGCTGGAAGGCATGCAGATCGGCACCGTCGATATGGGTGTGATCACTAACGGGCCGGTGGCCAACTTTGTCGAGGAAATGGCGGTGTTTGAGCTGCCGTTCCTGTTCCCCTCGCCCGAAGCCGCCTACGAGGTACTCGACGGCCCCATCGGCCAGGAACTGCTGGACAAACTCTCCGAGGTGAACCTGAAGGGTCTGGCCTACGCCGAGCGCGGTTTCCGCAACCTGACTAACAGCGAGCGCGCGGTTAACACGCCGGACGATTTGGACGGCCTGCGTATCCGCGTGATGGAAAATCCGGTGTATACCGACACCTTCCGCGAGCTGGGCGCGAACGCCATCCCCATGGCCTGGACCGAAGCGCTCACTGCCATGCAGCAGGGCACCATCGACGGCCAGGAAAACCCGGTCAACGTGATTCACTCGTTCAACCTGGACGAAACCCAGAATTACATGACGCTCTCGCGCCACACCTATGCGCCGGCAATTTTCGTCATGGGGGCTTCCGTGTGGAACCAACTCCCCGAAGACGCCCAAACGATTCTGGAAGAAGCCGCTCAAGAGGCTGCCGAGCATGAGCGCCAGGTGAACGCCGAAATGGAAGCAGAACAGCTCGCCGAGCTACGCGAGGCGGGCATGGAAATTAACGACTCGCCCGATATCGAAGCATTCCAGGACGCCGTGCAGCCGGTGTATGACGAATACGCCGAGCAGTTTGGTGATTACCTGCCGCGCATTCGGGAGGCATTGGAATAA
- the tnpB gene encoding IS66 family insertion sequence element accessory protein TnpB (TnpB, as the term is used for proteins encoded by IS66 family insertion elements, is considered an accessory protein, since TnpC, encoded by a neighboring gene, is a DDE family transposase.) — MIRPGTDLKVYLCREPVDMRKQIDGLALLVQEAMALNPFDQALFVFGNRQRDKVKLLFWERNGFVVWYKRLERERFKWPTHLNGETVTLTGQELNWLLDGYDLKAMKPHKALYFQRVG, encoded by the coding sequence ATGATTCGTCCAGGCACTGACCTAAAGGTTTACCTGTGCCGAGAGCCCGTGGATATGCGTAAGCAAATCGATGGCTTGGCACTGCTGGTTCAGGAAGCCATGGCCTTGAACCCGTTCGATCAAGCGCTGTTCGTGTTCGGTAATCGCCAGCGGGATAAAGTGAAACTGCTGTTCTGGGAACGTAACGGTTTTGTGGTGTGGTACAAGCGCTTGGAGCGTGAGCGGTTTAAATGGCCAACGCACCTTAATGGCGAGACCGTGACGTTAACCGGCCAAGAGCTTAACTGGCTGCTGGATGGCTACGACCTGAAGGCCATGAAGCCTCACAAAGCGCTGTATTTTCAGCGAGTTGGCTAA
- the tnpC gene encoding IS66 family transposase, producing the protein MKNTASSSTTVTQLERKLAAADAENARLLALMEKKEAQWEATKQSLFEQFRLALERQFGPSTEKYRVDQQDLLINEAEVSVDEEDNDAAPECDATADDATIDTATPAKRRTRGGRIALPPELPRVEIVHELPDDARHCHDDGTALKVIGEEVSEELHVVPARIEVIRHVRHKYACPTCEEGVNTAPAPAKLLPKSNASATLLAYIATAKYQDALPLYRQSQIFARHGAEIPRNTLARWMVQAGERITPLIDTLRHHLLNAPLIHMDETTLQVNQEADRAASATSYMWVQRGGPPGQQVVLFDYAASRAGRVPVDLLGDYAGRLITDGYEGYAEIVRRNGITHAGCWAHARRKFIEAQKVQPKGKTGKADWALNQIRKLYGVEKQAKALEPETRHALRDQKSRPLIDQLRTWLDKSLAQVLPKSALGKALHYLDNQWPRLTRFLDDGLIPFDNNPAENAIRPFVVGRKNWLFSHTPSGAHASAAIYSLIETAKANGLSPYDYLQYVFATLPALDDDELHTLLPWQWKETLPV; encoded by the coding sequence ATGAAAAACACGGCCTCTTCCTCGACGACGGTTACCCAGCTTGAGCGCAAGCTGGCCGCTGCTGACGCTGAAAATGCGCGGCTATTGGCGTTGATGGAAAAAAAGGAAGCGCAGTGGGAAGCCACCAAACAGTCGCTATTTGAACAGTTCCGGCTTGCCCTGGAGCGTCAGTTCGGCCCTTCCACCGAGAAGTACCGTGTCGACCAGCAAGATCTGCTTATCAATGAAGCGGAAGTGTCGGTTGACGAGGAAGACAACGATGCTGCACCGGAGTGCGACGCCACCGCTGATGACGCGACGATCGACACTGCCACGCCTGCTAAGCGTCGTACACGCGGCGGGCGTATTGCGCTACCGCCAGAGCTACCGCGTGTCGAGATCGTCCATGAACTGCCCGACGATGCTCGCCACTGCCACGATGACGGCACCGCGCTAAAGGTGATCGGTGAGGAGGTCAGCGAGGAGTTGCATGTGGTGCCCGCGCGGATCGAGGTGATCCGCCATGTGCGACACAAATATGCCTGCCCGACGTGCGAAGAGGGCGTCAACACAGCCCCAGCACCCGCCAAACTGTTGCCCAAGAGTAATGCCAGCGCCACGCTGCTCGCCTATATCGCGACGGCTAAATACCAGGACGCGCTACCGCTTTATCGGCAAAGCCAGATCTTTGCCCGCCATGGCGCCGAGATCCCCCGCAATACCCTGGCACGCTGGATGGTGCAGGCGGGAGAACGGATCACCCCGTTGATCGACACGTTGCGCCATCACCTCTTAAACGCCCCGCTGATCCACATGGATGAGACGACGCTCCAGGTGAATCAAGAAGCGGATCGTGCCGCCAGTGCCACCTCGTATATGTGGGTGCAGCGCGGTGGTCCGCCGGGACAACAAGTCGTTCTGTTCGACTACGCCGCCAGCCGCGCCGGACGGGTGCCCGTTGACCTGCTGGGCGACTATGCGGGGCGCTTAATCACCGATGGCTATGAAGGCTACGCCGAGATCGTGCGTCGCAATGGGATCACCCATGCGGGCTGCTGGGCGCATGCCCGGCGCAAGTTCATCGAGGCCCAGAAGGTGCAGCCCAAAGGCAAAACTGGCAAAGCCGACTGGGCGCTGAACCAGATCCGTAAGCTGTACGGCGTGGAAAAACAGGCGAAGGCCCTTGAGCCTGAGACGCGTCACGCGCTGCGTGACCAGAAGAGCCGCCCACTGATCGATCAACTGCGCACCTGGCTCGACAAGTCACTGGCCCAGGTGTTGCCCAAAAGCGCGCTGGGGAAAGCCCTACACTATCTAGATAACCAGTGGCCTCGCCTGACCCGGTTCCTGGACGATGGCCTGATCCCGTTCGACAACAATCCGGCAGAGAACGCTATCCGCCCGTTCGTGGTGGGGCGTAAAAACTGGCTGTTCAGCCACACCCCGAGCGGTGCTCACGCCAGCGCGGCGATCTACAGCCTGATCGAAACCGCCAAAGCCAATGGCCTCTCGCCTTACGACTACTTGCAGTACGTCTTTGCGACACTGCCCGCCCTCGACGATGATGAGCTCCACACGCTGCTGCCCTGGCAGTGGAAAGAGACATTGCCGGTCTAA